A genomic window from Micromonospora violae includes:
- a CDS encoding ABC-F family ATP-binding cassette domain-containing protein: MANIVNLDRVSKGYGAAGRLLTDVSLGLDDADRIGVVGLNGAGKSTLLRLLTKQEDPDDGRVTHRRDLRVLWLPQQLALAAEATVRDVVLGTAWLDEGMGAEHEWAGDAGVRAILDGLGMPHLGLDQPVGPMSGGERRRVALAALLVRDSDLLILDEPTNHLDVGGVDWLARHLVGRKGALVVVTHDRWFLDAVCTTTWEVADQTVRAYEGGFAAWILARAERERVAAATEARRQNLLRKEIAWLRRGPPARTSKPQFRIDAANALIADVPPARDTMSLQRMAVSRLGKQVYELENVELHAGPKEILRDVSWLVGPGDRIAILGANGAGKTTLLRMLAGITRPAGGRLGTGSTVRPAFLSQELSELPGHLRVLEAVEEVARRVQLGDREVSAAQLAEVFGFDDRRLWTPVSDLSGGERRRLQMLRLLAGEPNVLLFDEPTNDLDTDTLAALEDLLDSWPGTIIVASHDRYLIERVTDTAYGMFGDGRLVHLPGGVDEYLARTAERAGTSRAGSSPTVAPSGPAASGMSAAEVRQARKELTRLERQLGKLDQRESTLLDQLAADATDYARVAELDAQLKDLRAERERIEESWMTLAEDLPES, from the coding sequence GTGGCGAACATCGTCAATCTGGACCGGGTGTCCAAGGGGTACGGCGCCGCCGGGCGGCTGCTCACGGACGTCTCGCTCGGCCTGGACGACGCCGACCGGATCGGTGTGGTCGGCCTCAACGGCGCCGGCAAGTCCACCCTGCTGCGGCTGCTCACCAAGCAGGAGGACCCCGACGACGGCCGGGTGACTCACCGCCGTGACCTGCGCGTGCTCTGGCTGCCGCAGCAGCTCGCCCTCGCCGCCGAGGCCACCGTCCGGGACGTGGTGCTCGGCACCGCCTGGCTCGACGAGGGCATGGGCGCCGAGCACGAGTGGGCCGGCGACGCCGGGGTGCGGGCCATCCTCGACGGCCTCGGCATGCCGCACCTCGGCCTCGACCAGCCGGTCGGCCCGATGTCCGGTGGCGAACGACGCCGGGTGGCGCTCGCCGCGCTGCTCGTCCGTGACTCCGACCTGCTCATCCTCGACGAGCCCACCAACCACCTGGACGTCGGCGGTGTCGACTGGCTGGCCCGGCACCTGGTCGGGCGCAAGGGCGCCCTGGTCGTGGTCACCCACGACCGGTGGTTCCTGGACGCGGTCTGCACCACCACCTGGGAGGTCGCCGACCAGACCGTCCGCGCCTACGAGGGTGGCTTCGCCGCCTGGATCCTCGCCCGCGCCGAGCGGGAGCGGGTCGCCGCCGCCACCGAGGCCCGTCGGCAGAACCTGCTCCGCAAGGAGATCGCCTGGCTGCGCCGGGGCCCGCCCGCCCGGACGTCCAAGCCGCAGTTCCGCATCGACGCCGCGAACGCGTTGATCGCCGACGTGCCGCCGGCGCGCGACACCATGTCGTTGCAGCGGATGGCGGTTTCGCGCCTCGGCAAGCAGGTGTACGAGCTGGAGAACGTCGAGCTGCACGCCGGCCCGAAGGAGATCCTGCGCGACGTCAGCTGGCTGGTCGGCCCGGGTGACCGGATCGCCATCCTCGGTGCCAACGGCGCCGGCAAGACCACCCTGCTGCGGATGCTCGCCGGCATCACCCGCCCCGCTGGTGGTCGCCTCGGCACCGGCTCCACCGTGCGACCCGCGTTCCTCTCCCAGGAGCTCAGCGAGCTGCCCGGGCACCTGCGGGTGTTGGAGGCGGTGGAGGAGGTCGCCCGTCGGGTTCAGCTCGGCGACCGGGAGGTCTCCGCGGCTCAGCTCGCCGAGGTGTTCGGCTTCGACGACCGCCGGCTCTGGACCCCGGTCAGCGACCTCTCCGGTGGGGAACGCCGCCGGTTGCAGATGCTGCGGTTGCTGGCCGGCGAGCCCAACGTGCTGCTCTTCGACGAGCCCACCAACGACCTGGACACGGACACCCTCGCCGCGCTGGAGGACCTGCTCGACTCGTGGCCCGGCACGATCATCGTGGCCAGCCATGACCGGTACCTGATCGAGCGGGTCACCGACACGGCGTACGGGATGTTCGGCGACGGTCGGTTGGTGCACCTGCCGGGCGGGGTGGACGAATACCTGGCGCGGACCGCCGAGCGGGCCGGGACCAGCCGCGCCGGGTCCAGCCCGACCGTCGCGCCCAGCGGACCGGCCGCCAGCGGCATGTCCGCCGCCGAGGTCCGCCAGGCCCGCAAGGAACTGACCCGGTTGGAACGGCAACTCGGCAAGCTCGACCAACGGGAGAGCACGCTGCTCGATCAGCTCGCCGCCGACGCCACCGATTACGCCCGGGTCGCCGAGTTGGACGCCCAGCTCAAGGATCTGCGTGCCGAGCGGGAGCGGATCGAGGAGAGCTGGATGACCCTCGCCGAGGACCTGCCGGAGAGCTGA
- a CDS encoding DUF4383 domain-containing protein produces the protein MAHTPVNHPARPIYRAIGGLTGLYLVVFGVLGIIASTGNEILAQDDTRVLGQGTNLGFSLLCALLGLVVLVGTALGRNIDVAINQWLAYGLMVISLAGLAFIRTDANIFNFSISTVIVVMTAALVLLMVGMYGKVGTEDEAEAFQKARLVL, from the coding sequence ATGGCCCACACCCCCGTCAACCACCCCGCGCGGCCGATCTACCGGGCGATCGGCGGGCTGACCGGTCTGTACCTGGTCGTCTTCGGTGTGCTCGGCATCATCGCGAGCACCGGCAACGAGATCCTCGCCCAGGACGACACCCGGGTCCTCGGTCAGGGCACCAACCTCGGCTTCTCGCTGCTCTGCGCGCTGCTCGGGCTCGTCGTGCTGGTCGGCACCGCGCTCGGCCGCAACATCGACGTGGCGATCAACCAGTGGCTGGCGTACGGCCTGATGGTGATCAGCCTGGCCGGTCTCGCGTTCATCCGGACCGACGCCAACATCTTCAACTTCAGCATCAGCACCGTGATCGTGGTGATGACGGCCGCCCTGGTGCTGCTCATGGTCGGCATGTACGGCAAGGTCGGTACGGAGGATGAGGCGGAGGCGTTCCAGAAGGCTCGCCTGGTCCTCTGA
- a CDS encoding DUF4383 domain-containing protein, with product MPHFPVNHPARPLYRVLSGLIGVYILVFGVWGVAETIGDPLFARTSTWALGLRTNLAFSLASVIFGVVLIIGASRRTNLGHYMNLTAGVVFLVTSILMMSVLQTEANFLNFSMSTVVVSMLFGLILLGTGLYDKVGPPEHAEAELENRKHPVADMHRR from the coding sequence ATGCCGCATTTTCCGGTCAACCATCCGGCACGGCCGCTCTACCGGGTCCTCTCCGGGCTGATCGGCGTCTACATCCTGGTCTTCGGTGTCTGGGGCGTCGCCGAGACGATCGGCGATCCGCTCTTTGCCCGCACCAGCACGTGGGCGCTCGGGCTCCGGACCAACCTGGCCTTCTCGCTCGCCTCGGTGATCTTCGGGGTCGTCCTGATCATCGGGGCCTCGCGGCGCACCAACCTCGGCCACTACATGAACCTCACCGCCGGTGTGGTGTTCCTGGTGACCAGCATCCTGATGATGTCGGTGCTGCAGACCGAGGCGAACTTCCTCAACTTCTCGATGTCGACAGTGGTCGTGTCGATGCTGTTCGGCCTGATCCTGCTCGGCACGGGCCTCTACGACAAGGTCGGGCCACCGGAGCACGCCGAGGCGGAGCTGGAGAACCGCAAGCACCCGGTGGCCGACATGCACCGCCGCTGA